The Bos indicus x Bos taurus breed Angus x Brahman F1 hybrid chromosome 3, Bos_hybrid_MaternalHap_v2.0, whole genome shotgun sequence genome includes a window with the following:
- the PRPF3 gene encoding U4/U6 small nuclear ribonucleoprotein Prp3 isoform X1 has protein sequence MALSKRELDELKPWIEKTVKRVLGFSEPTVVTAALNCVGKGMDKKKAADHLKPFLDDSTLRFVDKLFEAVEEGRSSRHSKSSSDRSRKRELKEVFGDDSEISKESSGVKKRRIPRFEEVEEEPEVIPGPPSESPGMLTKLQIKQMMEAATRQIEERKKQLSFISPPTPQPKTPSSSQPERLPIGNTIQPSQAATFMNDAIEKARKAAELQARIQAQLALKPGLIGNANMVGLANLHAMGIAPPKVELKDQTKPTPLILDEQGRTVDATGKEIELTHRMPTLKANIRAVKREQFKQQLKEKPSEDMESNTFFDPRVSIAPSQRQRRTFKFHDKGKFEKIAQRLRTKAQLEKLQAEISQAARKTGIHTSTRLALIAPKKELKEGDIPEIEWWDSYIIPNGFDLTEENPKREDYFGITNLVEHPAQLNPPVDNDTPVTLGVYLTKKEQKKLRRQTRREAQKELQEKVRLGLMPPPEPKVRISNLMRVLGTEAVQDPTKVEAHVRAQMAKRQKAHEEANAARKLTAEQRKVKKIKKLKEDISQGVHISVYRVRNLSNPAKKFKIEANAGQLYLTGVVVLHKDVNVVVVEGGPKAQKKFKRLMLHRIKWDEQTSNTKGDDDEESDEEAVKKTNKCVLVWEGTAKDRSFGEMKFKQCPTENMAREHFKKHGAEHYWDLALSESVLESTD, from the exons ATGGCACTATCTAAGAGGGAGCTGGATGAACTGAAACCATGGATAGAAAAGACAGTGAAGAGGGTGCTGGGTTTCTCAGAGCCCACAGTGGTCACAGCAGCACTGAACTGTGTGGGGAAGGGCATGGACAAGAAGAAAGCAGCTG ACCATCTGAAACCTTTTCTTGATGATTCTACTCTCCGATTTGTGGACAAACTGTTTGAAGCTGTGGAGGAAGGCCGAAGCTCTAGGCATTCCAAGTCCAGCAGTGACCGGAGCAGGAAACGAGAGCTAAAG GAAGTGTTTGGTGATGACTCTGAGATCTCCAAGGAATCATCAGGAGTAAAGAAGCGACGGATACCCCGTTTTGAAGAGGTAGAAGAGGAGCCAGAAGTGATCCCTGGGCCTCCCTCAGAGAGTCCTGGCATGCTGACTAAGCTCCAG ATCAAACAGATGATGGAGGCAGCAACACGGCAAATTGAGGAGAGGAAAAAGCAACTGAGCTTCATTAGCCCTCCTACACCTCAG CCAAAGACTCCTTCATCCTCCCAACCAGAGCGACTTCCAATTGGCAACACTATTCAGCCCTCCCAGGCCGCCACTTTCATGAATGATGCCATTGAGAAGGCAAGGAAAGCAGCTGAACTACAAGCCCGCATCCAAGCCCAGCTGGCACTGAAGCCAGGGCTCATCGGCAATGCCAACATGGTGGGCCTGGCCAATCTCCATGCTATGGGCATTGCTCCCCC GAAGGTGGAGTTAAAAGATCAAACTAAACCTACACCATTGATTCTTGATGAACAAGGTCGAACTGTAGATGCAACAGGCAAGGAAATTGAGCTGACACACAGAATGCCTACTCTGAAGGCCAATATTCGGGCTGTGAAGAGGGAACAATTCAAGCAACAGCTAAAAGAAAAGCCATCAGAAGACATGGAATCTAATACCTTTTTTGATCCACGAGTCTCAATTGCCCCTTCCCAGCGCCAGAGACGCACTTTTAAATTCCATGACAAGGGCAAATTTGAAAAGATTGCCCAGCGGTTACGGACAAAG GCTCAACTAGAGAAGCTGCAGGCAGAGATCTCACAGGCTGCTCGAAAAACAGGAATTCATACTTCAACTAGACTGGCCCTCATTGCTCCTAAGAAGGAATTGAAAGAAGGCGACATCCCTGAAATTGAGTGGTGGGACTCTTACATCATCCCCAATGGCTTTGACCT TACAGAGGAAAATCCCAAGAGAGAAGATTATTTTGGAATCACAAATCTTGTTGAACATCCAGCCCAGCTCAACCCTCCAG TTGACAATGACACACCAGTTACTCTGGGAGTATATCTGACCAAGAAGGAACAGAAGAAACTTCGAAGGCAAACGAGGAGGGAAGCACAGAAGGAGCTACAGGAGAAAGTCAGGCTGGGCCTGATGCCTCCTCCAGAACCCAAAG TGAGAATTTCAAATTTGATGCGAGTATTAGGAACAGAAGCTGTTCAAGACCCCACGAAGGTAGAAGCCCATGTCAGAGCTCAGATGGCAAAAAGACAGAA AGCGCATGAAGAGGCCAATGCTGCCCGAAAACTTACAGCAGAACAGAGAAaggtcaagaaaattaaaaagcttaAAGAAGACATTTCACAGGGGGTACACATATCTGTATATAG agttcGAAATTTGAGCAACCCAGCCAAGAAGTTCAAGATTGAGGCCAATGCTGGGCAGCTGTACCTGACAGGGGTGGTGGTACTGCACAAGGATGTCAACGTGGTAGTAGTGGAAGGGG gCCCCAAGGCCCAGAAGAAATTTAAGCGTCTCATGCTGCATCGGATAAAGTGGGATGAACAGACATCTAACACAAAGGGAGATG ATGATGAGGAATCTGATGAGGAAGCTGTCAAGAAAACCAACAAATGTGTACTAGTCTGGGAG GGTACAGCCAAAGACCGGAGCTTTGGGGAGATGAAGTTCAAACAGTGCCCTACAGAGAACATGGCTCGGGAGCATTTCAAAAAGCATGGGGCTGAGCACTACTGGGACCTTGCGCTGAGCGAATCTGTGCTGGAGTCCACCGACTGA
- the PRPF3 gene encoding U4/U6 small nuclear ribonucleoprotein Prp3 isoform X2: MLTKLQIKQMMEAATRQIEERKKQLSFISPPTPQPKTPSSSQPERLPIGNTIQPSQAATFMNDAIEKARKAAELQARIQAQLALKPGLIGNANMVGLANLHAMGIAPPKVELKDQTKPTPLILDEQGRTVDATGKEIELTHRMPTLKANIRAVKREQFKQQLKEKPSEDMESNTFFDPRVSIAPSQRQRRTFKFHDKGKFEKIAQRLRTKAQLEKLQAEISQAARKTGIHTSTRLALIAPKKELKEGDIPEIEWWDSYIIPNGFDLTEENPKREDYFGITNLVEHPAQLNPPVDNDTPVTLGVYLTKKEQKKLRRQTRREAQKELQEKVRLGLMPPPEPKVRISNLMRVLGTEAVQDPTKVEAHVRAQMAKRQKAHEEANAARKLTAEQRKVKKIKKLKEDISQGVHISVYRVRNLSNPAKKFKIEANAGQLYLTGVVVLHKDVNVVVVEGGPKAQKKFKRLMLHRIKWDEQTSNTKGDDDEESDEEAVKKTNKCVLVWEGTAKDRSFGEMKFKQCPTENMAREHFKKHGAEHYWDLALSESVLESTD, from the exons ATGCTGACTAAGCTCCAG ATCAAACAGATGATGGAGGCAGCAACACGGCAAATTGAGGAGAGGAAAAAGCAACTGAGCTTCATTAGCCCTCCTACACCTCAG CCAAAGACTCCTTCATCCTCCCAACCAGAGCGACTTCCAATTGGCAACACTATTCAGCCCTCCCAGGCCGCCACTTTCATGAATGATGCCATTGAGAAGGCAAGGAAAGCAGCTGAACTACAAGCCCGCATCCAAGCCCAGCTGGCACTGAAGCCAGGGCTCATCGGCAATGCCAACATGGTGGGCCTGGCCAATCTCCATGCTATGGGCATTGCTCCCCC GAAGGTGGAGTTAAAAGATCAAACTAAACCTACACCATTGATTCTTGATGAACAAGGTCGAACTGTAGATGCAACAGGCAAGGAAATTGAGCTGACACACAGAATGCCTACTCTGAAGGCCAATATTCGGGCTGTGAAGAGGGAACAATTCAAGCAACAGCTAAAAGAAAAGCCATCAGAAGACATGGAATCTAATACCTTTTTTGATCCACGAGTCTCAATTGCCCCTTCCCAGCGCCAGAGACGCACTTTTAAATTCCATGACAAGGGCAAATTTGAAAAGATTGCCCAGCGGTTACGGACAAAG GCTCAACTAGAGAAGCTGCAGGCAGAGATCTCACAGGCTGCTCGAAAAACAGGAATTCATACTTCAACTAGACTGGCCCTCATTGCTCCTAAGAAGGAATTGAAAGAAGGCGACATCCCTGAAATTGAGTGGTGGGACTCTTACATCATCCCCAATGGCTTTGACCT TACAGAGGAAAATCCCAAGAGAGAAGATTATTTTGGAATCACAAATCTTGTTGAACATCCAGCCCAGCTCAACCCTCCAG TTGACAATGACACACCAGTTACTCTGGGAGTATATCTGACCAAGAAGGAACAGAAGAAACTTCGAAGGCAAACGAGGAGGGAAGCACAGAAGGAGCTACAGGAGAAAGTCAGGCTGGGCCTGATGCCTCCTCCAGAACCCAAAG TGAGAATTTCAAATTTGATGCGAGTATTAGGAACAGAAGCTGTTCAAGACCCCACGAAGGTAGAAGCCCATGTCAGAGCTCAGATGGCAAAAAGACAGAA AGCGCATGAAGAGGCCAATGCTGCCCGAAAACTTACAGCAGAACAGAGAAaggtcaagaaaattaaaaagcttaAAGAAGACATTTCACAGGGGGTACACATATCTGTATATAG agttcGAAATTTGAGCAACCCAGCCAAGAAGTTCAAGATTGAGGCCAATGCTGGGCAGCTGTACCTGACAGGGGTGGTGGTACTGCACAAGGATGTCAACGTGGTAGTAGTGGAAGGGG gCCCCAAGGCCCAGAAGAAATTTAAGCGTCTCATGCTGCATCGGATAAAGTGGGATGAACAGACATCTAACACAAAGGGAGATG ATGATGAGGAATCTGATGAGGAAGCTGTCAAGAAAACCAACAAATGTGTACTAGTCTGGGAG GGTACAGCCAAAGACCGGAGCTTTGGGGAGATGAAGTTCAAACAGTGCCCTACAGAGAACATGGCTCGGGAGCATTTCAAAAAGCATGGGGCTGAGCACTACTGGGACCTTGCGCTGAGCGAATCTGTGCTGGAGTCCACCGACTGA